The genomic window gttctaaggcagaagagtggtcagggctgggcaatgagggtgaagtgacttgcccagggtcacatagctgggaagtgtctgaggccagattagaatccaggacctcctaatTCAGGCCTgatgctccatccactgagccacctagctgccctgctagTTGGGTTTCCTGAGCtgctttttcatccttttttctttttttaaggattttttcttcACAAGGCATaggtctggggggaggggagtagggATGTgacagtaattcttttttttttttaagagaaagaaaaggattagGGGGTTTTATGGCTGCCcttaaatattttccccctttagGGCTGGCAAAGCACTTCCCACATTCCCTCActggatcctcacaatagccctgggaagtagatgctgttCTTATCTctacaggaaactgaggcacaggctagtgaagtcatttgcccagggtcagagagctgggaagtgtctgaggctggatttgaactgaggtctttctggctccaagcccagtgctctagccagCAGGATTGTTACTAGGCACTTTTCAATGCAATGCCTAGTTCTGTCAAGGGTCAAAGGAGGCAAGTCTAATGCTACCGTGTCCcccaagccttctcttctctaggccagGAGCCCCCACTTCCTTCCCCTGATCCTCATCAGAGTCCAAGCCTTTCTTCCCCACCTCCACAGCCCGTTACTGGGTGCCGTCTGGCTTGTCCCCATCCCTGTCCAGGTGGGCCCTGATCAGGGTAGAGGGCAGCAGAAGGAAGCCCAGATTGCTCCTGGGCTCTCAGGTGGCCCCGGGCCCCTGGCCTCCCATCTGGGGTGGGGTACTGTCTCCAGCTCTGGGCACCACATTGTAGGAGATGATTAAAAATGGGGGTCCTCCagctaggaaggaaggagactCAGAGCCCCTCCAGGCACGGTCAAGacaagaaactgaggctgttTAGCCTGAAAGGGAGAAGAAACCTGGAGCAAGGAGATGCTCGGGGCGTCCGGACCGTCATGGGGAAGTAGCCCCGGTCCGGGGAGACTTAGCCGGCGTCAGGGTCCACCAAAGAAGGCAGGGCTTGGCTCAACCAGACAAAAGCCTTTTTGCCAATGGTAGCCAGCCAGGGCCGGACCCTGGGGGTGTCCAtgcagaggctggatgaccccATGTTGGGGAAGCCTCAGCTGGGCTTCTGGTCTGGATGTTCTAGGCAGGAGCGAGCACAGGAAGCCAGCAGGCCCCTCCTCCCAAGGAGAAGAAACTCACCTCGATGTAGTGGTCTGTGAACTCTGACCCAAACCCCCGGCTTGCCCCGAAGTCCAGCAGGGTCACCTATGGGGGCAGGAACAGAGACCAGGGGCTGATGAATGAATTGGGCTCTGGGCTCCCTCCCCGCCCGGGTGAGTCCAGGTCTCAAGGCACTCACCTTGTGGCTGGAGGAGTCATAGAGGAAGTTGGCCCAGTTGGGGTCCGTCTGCATGAATCGGAACTCAAATAGTTCCCGAAGGCAGAGACGCAGAAGTTCACGGCATATCTAAGGGCCAAGATGGGGAGTGAAGGCTGATCCAGGGATTCTGTCCTCACCCTGGGGCTATCTCCCATTCCTGCCAGCCACCCACACCTGCTTCCCCCCTCAAGGGAGCCCAGAACTGACCGGGGCTCAACAACCTTAAACAAGATagagtccaaccctttcattttacagagaagaaaacagggCCAGAGGCTGCAACAGTGGTCCCAGATCTCACCCAGCCCCTTGGTCCCACTCACCTGGTTCCGGACATCTTGGCTCAGGTCCTGGCACTGGTCTAGGGGCACCCCGCTAGCCATCTCCATGGCCAAAACCCGACCTGCACTCAGCTCCTCGACCACAGCTGGCACCCGGAAGAAAGGGTCCCCTTCCAGGAGCTGCCTGAAGGTCACAGGGACAggagtgggaggaggaaggggtcTCCCCCCAAATGGGCTAGCTCTGGGTCTGCTCTCCTCTAAGGTGCTGGGAGACCTGGTCAAGGGCCCACCTCTCTGCGCCTAGGCTTCCTCCAGGGTAAGACAAGGGTTTAGACAGGAGACTTGGGGATCTCCAAGAGCCCCTCAGGCCTCCCAGCAGACATCTGGCAGAAGGGAGGCCTGGAAAGCAGAGGCTGCAAGTCTTAACACCTATGTGCTCTCCCTGCAAGGCTCAGCTGATAATTCCCTCAGGAGCCAAGTTCCTCCTCTCTGAAAATTACTttgtgttttctatttctttacttctgtttggatggtctctgtctctctctctgtctctctctctgtgtgtctctctctctgttttctatttctttacttcTGTTTGGatggtctctctctgtctctttctctctgttttctatttctttacttcTGTTTGGatggtctctctctgtctctttctctctctctctgttttctatttctttacttcTGTTTGGatggtctctctctgtctctttctctctgttttctatttctttacttcTGTTTGGatggtctctctctgtctctttctctctctctctctgttttctatttctttacttcTGTTTGGatggtctctctctgtctctgttttctatctctgtctctctctctgtctctctgtctctctgtctgtctctctctctctctgtctctctctgtctctctctctctctctctctctctctcggttttctatttctttactcCTGTTTGGATGGTTTCCTTCTAAAAGAACAGAAATTCCTTGAGGCCAGGACCTGCtctagtctctgtctctctccttaatGCCCAACACAGCACTGGCACACGTTCAAGCAGGGATTTCCAGGGGGACCAGCCTTAAGGGCCCTGAGGGATGAAATGATGAAACTCTGTGTGTGCCcagcacacagtagatgcttaataaatgctgggtGAAGGAGAGTTCAAAGGGCCTCTCTACTGACTCCTTTGCAGCCGTGGGGGTGGAACACAGAAGGCAACAGCAGCCTAACTGGACATATTGATACGTTGGGTTTTATGAAGCCCTTACCTTCTTATGTCAATGCTAAGtctccattctaaggcagaagagccgtaagggctaagcaactgcaggaagtgtctgaggtcacatttgaacagaggacctcctatctccaggcctggctctctagccactcggccacctagctgctcctatatttaaaagttttgatgatttttttctcttcttcttttcccctttaaaatatattctttattctGTGTCCTATTATTTGGGATGGAAGATGGGAGGGATATTGGGAGAAATTCTGGCTATCTAAAAAGCGATCTTAATCCCATAATAAGTATGCCCATGCCCTTTAGATGGACTTGGCTTTTAAGGGGAGGGGTTTCCAGCATTAACTCTGGGATCCCCTGAATGAATCCTTCACAAGGGACCTGGCAGCTCcagccttcagtttcctcacctctaaaataataaatgtgttgGCCTCATTCTAGGCCTCCATCTAGGTGCTGCTCTCTGGATGGGCCTCCCTCCAGGCTCCCCCACTGGCCTGGGCATCTCTCATGGCTGGGTTGGAGGGGCTCTGACTGGAGCCACAGCAGCCACAGAAGGTGGGGGCTAGAAAGGACCTGGGGCCTTGCTCCTCAGCCTGAAGGCCaccagggggagggggaggctcaCTTTCACTCACTGTTAGGAAGTATTCCCGGACAGTGGCCTGGATGGCCCCTCTGCGATCCTAGCCCAACTCTCTGGGCCAAAACAACTCTAAGTCCTCCAGACTGCTCTCATGCCCCTCccaagtctttcttttttctcagtcaAAGCTGTTTCTCGGGTGACATGGACTCAAGGCCCTTCTCTATCCTGGCTGACCTCTGGACACTCTCTAGCTTAGCAATGTCCATTCTAGGATGTAACGGCCAGAAGCAGACGAAAGCCAGACAAACGTGGAGCCAGACGAGGGGCCTCCTGATTCTTGGAACCTGAGGAGGTAGGGCCTGGGAGACACTGGGCTGGCCACTCAGCAAGAAATTGGGCTTGCCTGCCACTGCCTAACCTAGACTGAGTCTGGGAccacagagggagaaggaggcCAAATGCCCATGGCTCACCTGAAGTTTCGGGCACAGGCAGCCTCCCGGCGATAGTCACACTCCCACACCAGCTCCCGCTGCAAGGCTTGGAGACTCTGATCAGCAAACAAGCCTGTGAGATAGATAATCCCAAGTAGCCTTTGCCCAGGCCTTAAAGGGGTGCAAAGCACTTTAGAGATATAATCTGGgggctattatcatccccattttaaggATTGCCATTCCCCTCCCTCCAGGCTCACCTTCAGGCAAGGCCACGCTCAACTTCAACACAGCTAGCAGATTCTCCACGTCACTCTTGATGCTCTGGGCCACACCTGGGTACTGTGGGGCAGGGACATGTGCCACTGGCAGCTTCTCCTCCCCTTCAGGACCCCATCCTCCCATCTGGGCCTGCAGTTTACCTGAATCTTCACAGCCACTTCAGTTCCATCTTGCAGGACACCCTGGTGCACCTGACCAATGGAGGCTGCAGCAAAGGGCTTCTCTTCTAGGGAGGCCACTTTGGTCCGCCAGTTCCTGCCCAATTCTTCCTCTAGGACTCTCTGCAGGTGAGGCAAGTCATAGGGCAGTCAGGAGGGGTCCATGCTTTCCTGCCCCTGCCCTGGCAGCATCCTAGCCACTTACCATCATCTGCCACCGAGGCATGAAGTCAGCACTCTGCCGGACCCTCTCAAAGATCTGTTGTAGCTGGGGACTGATGAAGCTATTGTCTGCAGAGGGCAAGGGAGAGGTGGCTGGGTCAGGGAGTCTGGGAGGCTGAGGGCCAGAGCAGAAGGGCTTAAAAGTGAGTCTAGTACTTTGGAAATGGGGGTCCTGAGATCAGGGAAGGGTGTCTGGGAGATAGAGAGGGTGTTTTtggcctagagcagtgatggctaaccttttagagatagagatggagtgccatgcccaccccccaccccatgccATATACCCCCCTCACATGCTGGGTACCCCCCCCCCACAAAGGGGAGGGAGCACTCCCATTGGGTGGCTGGGTGGAGGTacagatgaagtgaggaatgtcctcaggagtGGAGAGGGGAATGGCCCAAgccctctgctcccctctagctctgctacctgtgagttgcccaccttaccccctgtgagctcccattgggctgctgggtagaggggtgggagacagagggaggggagTAGCTCCACCCAAATCCTTCTGCCTTTCTGGTAATAAACTCTGGGgtggaaggtggggagggagggtagccacatgcccacagagagttctCTGCATGCCATTTTGGCACCTAtgtcataggttcatcatcactggccTAGGGTGACTAGGTGGCCTATCTTGGCATCCAGGAGACTGAAGGGCCTGGGGATGAAGAAGAGAGCCAGAGGTCCATACCCTGGATGCTTAACATCTGGCCAACCTTGAGGGCTGCTCCTCGAACTGTGCACAGAGTCTTCACAATCCGTTCAGCATTGGCTTCTGAGAGGAAGGGGCTAGGGCCCAGAATAGGACCACCTTCTGGGAAGGCATGATGGGAGTCATGTTGCAGCCCCCACAGCCAGCCCAGCCCAGTCTGCCTGCCCCACTGGACATCCTCACTTACCTCTGGGCGCCTGCCCTCCTGACAGGGACGTCTTGGCCACTTCAACCAGAGCACCAAGGCCCAGGCCCACAGCTAGTCCTGGGGTGGGAGGCAGAGTTAAATGCTGTATGGCACCCCCATGCTGGGCTTTGCCAGCCTCTCTGCCTCACTCACCCTGAAGCTTTCTCCTGCGAGAATTCTCTCCCCGTCTGTCATGTTCTCTCTTAATCTTGTGCCTCCTGCTTTGCAGCCCTCCGGTTTGCTCTCCACACCCCCATCTCCCTGTACCTCATCCAGCCTGTCTGCCCCGCTTGCCagctccttccttctgtctctgctGTCAGCTTCCTCTCACTCTCTCGTCTTTCCCTTGGGCTCTGGCTTTCTTTGGTCTGTCTCCCTTCCATCACCTGTCACAGAATCTCAGGGCAACCAAGGACCTTGTCAGGCATGTGGTCTCCGTGCCCCATCCCTGGCAAGTGGTTTCTTGGCTCTGCTGGAGGAAGTCCAGGGAGAAGTTCCCTGCTTGCCTGCCCAGGTAGCCAGACCCACTTTTAGGCCGCTCTTACAGTTGGCTATAATTGTCTTGTTTGGCATCTTGTGCTGTTGTTGGCTTTTTAGCAGGTGCTTTTCAAGCTGTCTGGCTTTTCCTCTCTGGGGTTCAATCACAGGTCATAGCTTTCAAACTGGAAGGGCCCTCagcagtcatctagtccaaaccccacagtttacaaataaagaaactgagactcagaaaggtgaATCAGTTTGTTTCATATCACATAGGCATTAAATGgcagtctctccctctctgggtctatcattctctcttctttctccctcttttctccttttgttttgcctttccctttttctttctctttctctctccctctcaactcttccccctcttctctcctttttgtggCCCCCTaccccattttcttctctcctctcttatcTCCATCCATGCTCTCCTTCGTATCCCCTGGTTtctcttctggtctgatttcccATCAGTTTCCTTTATGGATACTATGGATCCACTTGCTCTTTCTCCAACTTCATACTCGATCTCTCATCTCAAAGCTTATGCCCAGGCTGTTCTTAATCCCTAAAAAGCCTGACCCCCTTTCAAGGCTCAGCATAGATGTTCTCTCCCATGGGAAGATGTTGCCAACCCCTCTGTTGTTAGTACTTTCTCCCTCAAACTTGGAATTATTTGTCAATTTAGTTCTAGAGTACTTCCAACTGCGTGCTGATTGATAAGTTTGactaatatttatgaagcacccactgggtgccagggactgtgctggGTGCTgtagatacaaaggcaaaactgaGAGTCTGTCCTGAAAGGGCTTCGAGTCCACAAACTGCTGCATAATTAAGTACAAAACACAACCAAGGGAATTTCAAGGAGAGGGTGTTCATGATCCTACATGAGGAAAGGGTTGAGCTGgtctttgaaggaagctgggtATTCAGAGGGTCAGGTGAGGAGAGAGGGATTTCTAGGAGTTGGGAGGAGGGGGTGTCCCACTTGGGCAAAAGACTGAGCTGTGAAAGCAAAGGTCTTACAGAGACTGGCTGGTGGGCCAATCtgactgagaaaattggaagaaggggcagctaggttggtCAGTGGATTAGGggctaggcctagagactgaaagtcctcggttcaaatctggcctcagacacttcctggctgtgtgacactaggcaagtcacttaacctcaactgcctagcccttcctgttctgctttagaaccaatacttagttccaattccaaagcagaaggttagagtttaaaaaaaaggaaaaaaagaaggggacATGGAAACTGGAAAGATAAATGAGAGACAGACCTTGGAAGGCTTGAAATGACAACTTGAGGAGTTTGTACTTGATCCTGGAGGCCACAGGAAGGGGCTACAGATTTTTAGGTGGGATTGGGGGGGGTGAAACAAGGTCTGATTTGCGTATTAGTAAAGTCACTTTGGAAGTCTATGGAGGATGGATGGGAGAGTGGAGACAAGGAGACCCATACAGAGTGCTAAGGACCTGACCTTGGATAGAAGCTCTGGGTGAATGGGCTAGATGACAAAGATGTTATGGAAACTGAATAGATGAGATCTGTCAACCAATTGGACAGGAAGCGGAGAATGACTCTGGAGAGATGAACCTGGGGAGCCTCAACAGATATTGGGATATtgggagagacagggagatttaagggaaaagataatgagctctattttggatatattgagtttaggCTAAGACAGTGTAGTTAACAGAGGggtaggcctggagtcaaaaaagacctgagttcaaatccagcctcagataccaactagctgtgtgagcctgggcaagcaTTTATCCtgtgtcttaatttcctcaagagtaaaatggcaataataaccAGCGCCTATTATccaggtgtgtatatatatatatatgttcctaTATccaggaacaaatgagataagatttggcacatagtaggtactctaGAAACATTTATTCTCCTCCTCACACCACTCCTCTCCATTAGGCAGATGGTAATAAGAACGGAACAACCCAGGAGGAGAGAGCTCAGTTCTAGCTTCTGGCCCAGTCTAAAATTTCCTTTCTTGGATCCACCTCCAAATCACATCAGCTCCTTAATGGTAAGCATCCCTCAGGGCTGCCCTGGGcaacctcttctcttctccctccatattACCTTTACTGACTGCTCATCACATCTCTGTGCTCTATGAGGATGCTCAAATCCAATCTCCAACTATCTTGTAAGTATCTCAAAATGGATCTTTCCCCCaaaccccctcccttctctcaaCTTTCCTTTTACTTACAGTAGAGGCTAAGGCCCGCCCTCCTTCTAGTCCCTCAGGCTCTAGGAGGCATCCTGGGCTCCTcactaccccccccccacacacacacacactctatccAGGCCTATCAATGTCACCTTTGCTAGtatgctcccttctctcctgATCCAGCTCTCCACCCCACCTCAGCTTCCCTTCAATGTTTCTCCTCTGCATTCCTGAAGCTCATCACCTTACACTTGGACTACTTCAGCAGTCTGCTTGAGGATctgcttgcctcaagtctctccccactcgaatccatcctccattcagccactaaagtgattttcctcaagtGTAGGTTCTATTATTGCACCCAGCTACTCAATGAACCctagtagctccctattacctccaggatcaaataaaaaatactgtttggtatttaaagccctttcctttctttccagtcttcttacaccctATAGCAAGACATGTTCTCTTCAGCCAATAATATTGTTCCATAAATAAGAGGCTCCAACCTCTAGACTCTGGGCATTTCTCCTGgctgtcccctatgcctggaagCCATTCCTTTCCCCACTCCCAATTATtgatttccctggctttctttaaatcccaactaaaacccCACCCTCTACGGGAACCCTTCCCTAACCTCTTGATCCCAGTGCCTTCCCttggttaattatttcctatttatcttgcatGTAGCttgttttgtacatatttatttgcatgttgtctctcagGCTAGATTGTAAGTGCCTTGAACACAGGGGTTgtatttttggtttctttttgtatcccagcacttaggtagcacagtgcctggcactcaataggtacttaatgttttctgatattcaattttgttttttacctcCAGCACCAATGTCAGTCCCTCACACATAATACTCTCAGCCTCTGACATGGGCTGGCTCTCTTGGTCCTGTCTCGATGCCACAAAATCATGGGAACTTGGTGCTAAAGATGAGAAATGACAGGGTTCCACCTGTGCTAAACAGTAATACCTGATGAATGATCTTCCTGGTCCCTT from Monodelphis domestica isolate mMonDom1 chromosome 4, mMonDom1.pri, whole genome shotgun sequence includes these protein-coding regions:
- the COQ8B gene encoding atypical kinase COQ8B, mitochondrial isoform X1 — its product is MWSQHFLGTGRRLGQALGPTSVSRGNCLWPPASPSHLHGASSIRVLHGDGPASVSGLSKEDIQRARETAPPRMGLRPQLSERSQERKVPASRISRLANFGGLAVGLGLGALVEVAKTSLSGGQAPREGGPILGPSPFLSEANAERIVKTLCTVRGAALKVGQMLSIQDNSFISPQLQQIFERVRQSADFMPRWQMMRVLEEELGRNWRTKVASLEEKPFAAASIGQVHQGVLQDGTEVAVKIQYPGVAQSIKSDVENLLAVLKLSVALPEGLFADQSLQALQRELVWECDYRREAACARNFRQLLEGDPFFRVPAVVEELSAGRVLAMEMASGVPLDQCQDLSQDVRNQICRELLRLCLRELFEFRFMQTDPNWANFLYDSSSHKVTLLDFGASRGFGSEFTDHYIEVVKAAADGDRARVLEKSQDLKFLTGFETKAFSEAHVEAVMILGEPFASAGPYDFGAGDTARRVQSLVPTMLRHRLCPPPEETYALHRKLAGAFLACSRLGAHIPCRDLFQEVYEHYWAARPPG
- the COQ8B gene encoding atypical kinase COQ8B, mitochondrial isoform X2; the protein is MWSQHFLGTGRRLGQALGPTSVSRGNCLWPPASPSHLHGASSIRVLHGDGPASVSGLSKEDIQRARETAPPRMGLRPQLSERSQERKVPASRISRLANFGGLAVGLGLGALVEVAKTSLSGGQAPRGGPILGPSPFLSEANAERIVKTLCTVRGAALKVGQMLSIQDNSFISPQLQQIFERVRQSADFMPRWQMMRVLEEELGRNWRTKVASLEEKPFAAASIGQVHQGVLQDGTEVAVKIQYPGVAQSIKSDVENLLAVLKLSVALPEGLFADQSLQALQRELVWECDYRREAACARNFRQLLEGDPFFRVPAVVEELSAGRVLAMEMASGVPLDQCQDLSQDVRNQICRELLRLCLRELFEFRFMQTDPNWANFLYDSSSHKVTLLDFGASRGFGSEFTDHYIEVVKAAADGDRARVLEKSQDLKFLTGFETKAFSEAHVEAVMILGEPFASAGPYDFGAGDTARRVQSLVPTMLRHRLCPPPEETYALHRKLAGAFLACSRLGAHIPCRDLFQEVYEHYWAARPPG